Within Sardina pilchardus chromosome 21, fSarPil1.1, whole genome shotgun sequence, the genomic segment TAGTAACACATGGCTGATATTGAGTAGAAACATTTTTACTATACCTACATCTAAACCTCTAACTTTGCTCTACAAATGATGATTAAAAAGGTTTCAGATATGACCATGTGATCATGCTTGTGTAGAAGAGCTACAGGTACACCTCTCCAAACACACTGTCCTGACACACCTGCCAGACATTTATAAAAGCAGTAGAGATAGtattaagcccaattcacaccaaagattcccgatgtgacgagactgagttgcagcggtgtgaatctTGCACATAGTTGCAAGCCGCcgagagcattcaacatgtttagttgcAGTTGATTTTAGaacgtctcgtctcgtcgggaatctttggtctgaacccttctttaggcacacacaccaacatgctcACCTTTGCTGATAACAACCACCTCCACGGTTCCGTGGACTGAAGCATAAGGCTTGCTTTCAGCAATCAACGTGTAACTTCCTCCGTCCTTTTTGCCAAGTTTGGACATGGGGTCAAATTTACGGGATTGGGGGTTTGATTTATGGTCTCCTTTGTACCAGGTGACCTCGGGTCTGGGATTGCCCTCCACTAGGCAGCCACTAAGAGCCTCATTCTCCCTCACCTCGAGTTTCGGAGGGCAGACGATCGCTGGACCATCTGAGTTCAAATCAAAAGAAATAGTAAAAAACAAAAGGAAACACAAGGAAAGAAATGTCAATGAATTGCATCTCTTAGGCCCACAAGAGTTTAACATTCTTCCAGCggcagatttaaaaaaaaaaaaaaattaatgtgGAGCTCTTACACAAAATCTCAATGTCCAAAGTTTGATTGACAGTTGCCACACTGTTCCTGGCTGTCACAGTGTACTGGCCTCCCTGGGTTCGGCTCAGGGCCAGCTGCGGATCCACCTGTGCCATTGCACCTTTGGACCAGATGACCTCTGGGAAAGGGTTGCCGCTGGCTGTGCACTCGGGAAGTCTGTCGTTCTCTTTCACCTGCGCCTTATAACCTGGGCTTGGGCAAGTGATCGTAGGgccgtctggtgtgtgtgtgagtgtgtgtgtgtgtgtgtgtgtgtgtgtgtgtgtgtgtgtgagtgagagagagagagagagaatgaaatgttCAAGATGAGAGCGTTATCACAGCACAGAGATGTAAAGATAATGGAACATCAAATGACAGCTCATTGCCATAAACCTAAAAACCAGTGATGGTAAGAACACACTATAAAAATATCATGCATCTGACGGCAAATTGCACACTGGAGAATTTGGAGGCAATAAATAATATTAGAGCCCATAAAAGATTACATAGAACCCATACGGAATAAACAATAGATTCATATGGAGGATTGAGGGGAAAATATGTtgtctttcttctttttaaTCTTGAAGcaattactgtatattttttCCCAGATCTGTATGAGAACACAACTCTTACACAAAATGTCAACATCCACAGTTTGATTGGCATCTCCGAAACTGTTCTTGGCCTTCACAGTATAAAGGCCTCCATCCTCCCTGCTGAGAGCTGACTGGGAGTCCACCTGCTGGTGACCTTTGAACCAGGTGACCTCTGCAGAGGGGTTGCCCTCAGCTGTGCAGTTGGgcagtctctcattctctcgccGCTGGACCTTTGATGGACACTTGATCTCAGGAGCAACTGCAGAAGAAAGGAAAAGTGGAGCAAGATGAAGAGATCATGGATGACGTCCAGGACGCTAATTACATCAGGTGCACAGGGCAGTGTTGGGgatgagaagggagaggagaagagaaacagaTCCACCCTCACAACATCAAGTTTGGAAAGAGTTCGGtttagaaaataaataataatattaatgatAATAACCTGATTATGTGAGTGAGCATGATTTTAGTCCACATGCTCTAGTCTAGAGGCTAAAAACAGTAACATCTCTGAGAAAGAGGAATAGACGTACAAAGCACAGAAATCCCAACGGGCTGTGAGCTCTTCACCGGATGAGGCTGAAGTCCTTCGAGCTCGAGCTCGGCCTCACACCTGTACTGGGCTCCGTGGTCCCCTCTGCTGGCAGTGAGCTCCAGGCTTTCTACCAGCGTCACATTTGTACCTACATCTCCATGGACTGTGGTGTTGCTGATGAGGGCGTGTGAGAGAAGCTCCTGACCTTTGAACCATGTGACTTTGACATGGTCACGTGGAGCCACGTCCTCTATCACACACTCCAGGTAGACACGATGCCCCTCAACAATCCCACCAGCGTCATTTACAACATCAATGGACACTCTGGTAGGAGGCTCTGATGAGAAACATAGAGACagacatttcatttcacttgATGAGAGCTGTAAGATTTTGCTGAGGGTCATAAATTGCAGCAGAGTCTCAAAAAGAACACGTATTGAATTGCTCTGTAGTATACATTGGtgctagcctggaaaaccagcgccaactgctggacggcaaaatgttttgcctgcatttgggtctggcctcggaccattgaacattttgaaaacactgccctgaatctggcagatggcaactaaaccaatcacaacgtagagatgtgttttgaatcaacgcgggcggggcagagggctctggggcggggttttgagggagcgttggcctataggcacagacacggtttgaaagacaacgggttgtgctcatcaacaatgttccgttgtttCCATTCATcggggccagactaaattagacatccaatccatttaggctggtttatcaggctacatTGGTGCAGATTCTGCATGGAAGACCTTGGTTCATTAGATTTAGAAATAATTTTGAATACACTGTAAAGTGCTATTATATTAGTCCCAGCATAACTGTTCCCTCTAGAGGCTAGGAGTAGTACTGTCATCCTCTGTGTCCAAGGCAGTGCAGTTTTGGGTTTGAGATAAATCATGTATCTCAAACTCCAGAACACAAAGCTTGAGGAAGGCTATGTGAATATGACATTTGAGTTTAAATGTGACAAGTTGTAGTTGAACGTTTACACTAGTAACTAaacatttgtgtgtctttgtatattTCACTTTGATTCCCTATGTAGCCTGTTTCATAggtggcagaggcagaggaggaagaaatgCATATTTACAAAATACAGAACGTTCACTCACTGTATATTGTGATGTTGAGATCGCCGAGACACTGTCCCTTTGTATCAGACACTGTGAAACATTGTATACCTTTCAGACCCCATTCAGTCAGATTGGCTACTGTCCAGACAAGGTGTGCAACTCCTTCTCCACTTGTAGCTCCCACAGGGGTTTCCCATCCCATCATGGATGGTTCATCTGTGGTG encodes:
- the LOC134069449 gene encoding peroxidasin-like, yielding MHIWHNRGEREEKERSGNFIKGQRQDWSEVFEVSCQAQSRFKMCVYGCFITSSVLLLLLMASVCSQACNGPFIHPPRLLVRYGDPAQANCTTDEPSMMGWETPVGATSGEGVAHLVWTVANLTEWGLKGIQCFTVSDTKGQCLGDLNITIYKPPTRVSIDVVNDAGGIVEGHRVYLECVIEDVAPRDHVKVTWFKGQELLSHALISNTTVHGDVGTNVTLVESLELTASRGDHGAQYRCEAELELEGLQPHPVKSSQPVGISVLFAPEIKCPSKVQRRENERLPNCTAEGNPSAEVTWFKGHQQVDSQSALSREDGGLYTVKAKNSFGDANQTVDVDILYGPTITCPSPGYKAQVKENDRLPECTASGNPFPEVIWSKGAMAQVDPQLALSRTQGGQYTVTARNSVATVNQTLDIEILYGPAIVCPPKLEVRENEALSGCLVEGNPRPEVTWYKGDHKSNPQSRKFDPMSKLGKKDGGSYTLIAESKPYASVHGTVEVVVISKGNIISMSAGCVLLVMLFSQIFH